Below is a window of Sporosarcina ureae DNA.
GCGGGTACGGATACACTCATGTCACCGCTCGGTGGAGAAGCGCGTTACCAGCATCCGGCAGACTATAACGTACTTGCAGCGCGTCTCGGCTGGTTGCCATCGTATCCACAGTTCAATAAAAATAGTTTAATGCTTGTGGAAGAAGCGGCGAAGCTTGGGAAGACCGATACAAAAGAAATCGTTTCGCATGTTGTCGATCAGTTGAAATCAGGCGAACTACAATTTGCGGCAGAAGATCCAGGTGCACCAGAAAACTTCCCACGTTCATTATTTGTCTGGCGTTCGAACTTGATCTCCAGTTCGGCAAAAGGGCAGGAATACTTCATGCGACACTTACTCGGTGCTTCAGACGGCTTGCTTGCAACGCCGAACGAAGATATGAAACCGAAAGAAATGGTTTGGCGCGATGACGTGGAAGGAAAGCTTGATTTACTCGTAGCACTCGATTTCCGTATGACGGCGACACCGCTTTATGCAGACATCGTGTTACCAGCTGCTACATGGTACGAGAAAGTGGATCTGTCTTCAACAGACATGCACCCATTCGTCCACCCGTTCAATCCAGCAGTCAATCCATTATGGGAATCAAAATCGGATTGGGATATTTACCGCGAGATCGCGAAAACATTCTCAACACTTGCGGAAACGCATTTGCCGGGCGTCTACAAAGACTTGGTCACATCACCGTTAGCACATGACTCTGTTCAGGAAATTGCGCAGCCGATGGGCGAAGTGCATGACTGGAGTAAAGGTGAAATTGAAGCGATCCCTGGTAAAACGATGCCAGGCATGACGATTGTCGAACGCGACTTCACAAAAATCTATGATAAATACATTACACTCGGACCGCTATTATCCACAGGGAAAACCGGCGCACACGGCGTCAGCTTCTCGGTAGCTGATGAGTACGAAATGATGAAAGGAATCAACGGTGTATATGACGACGATACCGTAAAAGACGGTTTGCCGAAATTGTACACAGCGAAACACGCAGCAGAAGCGATGTTGACACTGTCTTCCGCAACGAACGGCCGTGTATCGCAAAAAGCGTTTGAAGCGGCAGAGCACGATACGGGCATGGAGCTAAAAGACATCTCGGCAGACCGCGCAGCGGAGCGATTCACATTCGCAAGTATTACCGCGCAACCGCGTGAAGTCATTCCGACACCAGTCTTTAGTGGTTCCAATAAACTCGGTCGACGCTACTCGCCATTTACAACGAATATCGAACGACTTGTACCATTCCGTACATTGACGGGCAGACAGCATTTCTACGTCGATCACGAATTATTCCTTGGATTTGGTGAAGCATTGCCAGTCTATAAACCAACACTTCCGCCATTCGTCTTTGCGGATCGGGATGCAGAAATTAAAGGCGGACAAGATGCACTCGTCCTTCGTTACTTAACACCGCACGGTAAGTGGAATATCCACTCGACGTACCAAGACAATCAGCACATGCTGACATTGTTCCGCGGAGGTCCGACTGTCTGGTTATCAAATCTCGACGCAGAAGAGCATGGAATCGACGACAATGCTTGGCTTGAAGTGTACAACCGAAACGGCGTCGTCAATGCACGTGCCGTCGTCAGTCACAGAATGCCTAAAGGTACGATGTTCATGTACCATGCACAGGATAAGCATATTCAGATGCCTGGCTCGGAAATTACCGAGCAACGCGGAGGAAGCCATAATGCACCGACGCGAATTCACATGAAGCCGACTCAAATGGTAGGCGGCTACGCACAGCTCAGTTATGGATTCAACTACTACGGACCGATCGGTAATCAACGTGATGTCTACGTCGCAGTCCGTAAGATGAAGGAGGTCAACTGGCTTGAAAATTAAAGCACAGGTTGCAATGGTGATGAACTTAGACAAGTGTATTGGGTGTCATACGTGTAGTGTGACGTGTAAAACGACATGGACGAACCGCGAAGGTGCCGAGTATATGTGGTTCAATAACGTTGAAACAAAACCGGGGATCGGCTACCCGAAACGTTGGGAAGACCAGGAACTCTATAAGGGTGGCTGGCAGTTGCGAAAAGGAAAGCTTGAACTGAAATCGGGTTCAAAGCTTTCGAAAATCGCATTAGGGAAGATCTTCTACAACCCGGATATGCCTGAAATGAAAGATTACTATGAGCCTTGGACATACGACTATGAAAAGTTAACATCTGCACCGGATCAAGAACATACGCCGGTTGCACGTGCAAAGTCTGTCATCACGGGTGAATACATGGATCCGGAGTGGGGCCCGAACTGGGAAGATCAGTTAGCAGGCGCTCATATCACGGGACCAACTGACCCGAATATCGAGAAAATTGAAGAAGAAATCAAATTTAACTTTGAACAAGCGTTCATGATGTACTTGCCACGACTATGCGAACACTGTTTGAATCCAAGTTGTGTAGCATCTTGTCCTTCAGGTGCCATGTACAAGCGTGACGAGGACGGAATCGTTCTTGTCGATCAGGATGCGTGTCGTGGCTGGCGTTACTGTATGACCGGTTGTCCGTACAAGAAAGTCTACTTCAACTGGAAAACGAATAAAGCAGAGAAATGTACATTCTGTTTCCCACGAGTGGAATCTGGTTTACCAACAGTCTGTTCGGAAACATGTACAGGCCGAATCCGTTATTTAGGTGTTTTGCTTTACGACGCAGACCGCGTACAGGAAGCGGCATCTACACCGGATCCAAAAGATTTATACCAAGCGCAGTGTGATTTGTTCTTAGATCCACATGATCCTGAAATCATCGAGCAAGCAATCAACGATGGCATTTCTGAGGATTGGATTGACGCAGCACAGAACTCACCTGTTTATAAGTTAGCGATCGAGTACAAGTTAGCATTCCCATTGCACCCAGAATACCGGACGTTGCCGATGGTATGGTATGTTCCACCGCTTAGCCCGATCATGAACTACTTTGAAGGGAAAGACTCTATCAAAAATCCCGACATGATTTTCCCCGCTATCGAAGAAATGCGAATTCCGCTTCAGTATTTGGCGAATATGCTAACGGCTGGAGATGTAGATATTGTCAAAGGAGGTTTGCAACGTATGGCGATGATGCGTTCATACATGCGTGCAGTTTCTTCCGGCAAAGACTTCGACGAATCCAAACTAGAACGCGTTGGATTGACTGCCAAACAGACGAAGCAAATGTATCGTTTGCTGGCCATTGCAAAATATGAAGATCGTTTTGTAATTCCGACTTCACATAAAGAGAGTCAGATGAACGTGTACCGTTCCCAAGGTTCTGCAGGATATGACGGCATGGGTACGTATGGCGAACAAGCACCTGCCCAAAACCCATATTCCTCATTCTCCGTAATGGGCTCGGACGGAGGTTGTGACGGTTGCGGTCCTGTAACACCAGGAGCAGCTCCAGTGAAAACAGGCAAGCAAATCTATGAAGAGAATTTCTATGGGGGGATCTGGCGTGATTAATCTTGATCTCTTATATGAAAAGAAGCATATCTTCGGCTTTTTCTCCCATCAACTGAACTACCCGGAAAAGCTGACATTCCATCCAGATATGTGGAATGAGTATGTCACAGAAGATGCTGCAGGTTACGAGGACCTGCAGCTCTACTGGGAGACAATGCAAACGTACAGTTTGGATGAAATACAAGAGATGTACACGTACACATTCGATTTCCAAAAAGACGCTACGTTGTTTATGACTTATGTGAAATTTGCAGACTCGAAAGAGCGCGGTCAGACACTGGCGCAGTTAAAAGTGTTATACGAAATGTTCGGGCTCGAAATGCCGGATGAAGAACTATCTGACTTGCTTCCGTTAATGTGTGAATTTATTTATGCAGCTGAATGGAAGGGAGATCCGCGAGCGCAACAGAGCTTCACGATGTTGCTTGCGGTCATCGAGGACGGTTCGTATTTCTTGATGAAAGCACTTGAGAAGTATGAAAGTCCGTGGCTTCATTTGATCCGTGCACTGCGTGAAACATGTAAATCATGTATTCAACGGGAGGTTTCCGCTAATGACTAGTCAATTTTTGTGGGTCATTTTTCCTTACATCTGTATCGCAGTATTTATTGTAGGACATATTTTCCGCTATAAGAACGATCAATTCGGCTGGACCGCGAAGTCGAGTGAGTTCATCGAGAAGAAGCAATTGATGATCGGTAGTTTGCTGTTTCATATCGGAATCTTCCCCGTCATTTTAGGGCATGTGGCGGGACTTGGGATTCCTAAAGAATGGACACGCGCAATGGGAATCAGTGACCATATGTACCATATTGGTGCTGTATGGGGTGGCGGATTCTTTGGAGTCGTGACGTTCGTTGGAATGATTATTTTAACATCCCGTCGTTTCACGATAAAAAACGTACGCAAGCTATCTTCTAGATCGGACTTAATCGTCAACTCGTTGTTGCTGTTCATCGTATTCCTCGGTGTCTACAGCTCCTTGATCACGAACACGATGACGCCGGGATTTGATTACCGTGATACGATTTCAGTCTGGTTCAGGTCCTTACTGATTTTCCAACCGGAAGCCGCGTTCATGGCGTCTGTT
It encodes the following:
- a CDS encoding nitrate reductase subunit alpha → MKKRFGLNYFKPVESYSGSWSVLEEKNRDWENMYRQRWSHDKVVRTTHGVNCTGSCSWKVFVKNGIITWENQQIDYPSCGPDMPEFEPRGCPRGASFSWYEYSPLRVKYPYIRGKLWRMWNEALEETKDPVKAWTSIVEDPAKSNEYKKARGKGGHVRIHWRDATMLIAAQLIYTVQKYGPDRVAGFTPIPAMSMVSYASGARFISLLGGEMLSFYDWYADLPPSSPQIWGEQTDVPESSDWFNAGYIIMWGSNVPLTRTPDAHFMTEVRYKGTKVVSVAPDYAESVTHADDWIAANPGTDAAVAQAMTHVILDEFYQKRKEPTFINYAKQYTDMPFLILLDPHEDSYKAGRFLRASDLGQQSPHAEWKPVLFDEAKDEIIVPNGTMGQRWEEDVKWNLQLENADGTRVEPALSIEKHAEKWQEIHFPYFDNRGNGTFKRPIPAMKVQFADGTERLVATTYDVMLSQYGVNRIDSELEATGYDDVTSIYTPAWQEAITNVKPELVTQIAMEFAQNAIDTGGRSMIIMGAGINHWFNSDTIYRAILNLVTLTASQGVNGGGWAHYVGQEKCRPIEGWSTIAFAKDWQGPPRLQNATSFFYFATDQWKYEEAGTDTLMSPLGGEARYQHPADYNVLAARLGWLPSYPQFNKNSLMLVEEAAKLGKTDTKEIVSHVVDQLKSGELQFAAEDPGAPENFPRSLFVWRSNLISSSAKGQEYFMRHLLGASDGLLATPNEDMKPKEMVWRDDVEGKLDLLVALDFRMTATPLYADIVLPAATWYEKVDLSSTDMHPFVHPFNPAVNPLWESKSDWDIYREIAKTFSTLAETHLPGVYKDLVTSPLAHDSVQEIAQPMGEVHDWSKGEIEAIPGKTMPGMTIVERDFTKIYDKYITLGPLLSTGKTGAHGVSFSVADEYEMMKGINGVYDDDTVKDGLPKLYTAKHAAEAMLTLSSATNGRVSQKAFEAAEHDTGMELKDISADRAAERFTFASITAQPREVIPTPVFSGSNKLGRRYSPFTTNIERLVPFRTLTGRQHFYVDHELFLGFGEALPVYKPTLPPFVFADRDAEIKGGQDALVLRYLTPHGKWNIHSTYQDNQHMLTLFRGGPTVWLSNLDAEEHGIDDNAWLEVYNRNGVVNARAVVSHRMPKGTMFMYHAQDKHIQMPGSEITEQRGGSHNAPTRIHMKPTQMVGGYAQLSYGFNYYGPIGNQRDVYVAVRKMKEVNWLEN
- the narH gene encoding nitrate reductase subunit beta, giving the protein MKIKAQVAMVMNLDKCIGCHTCSVTCKTTWTNREGAEYMWFNNVETKPGIGYPKRWEDQELYKGGWQLRKGKLELKSGSKLSKIALGKIFYNPDMPEMKDYYEPWTYDYEKLTSAPDQEHTPVARAKSVITGEYMDPEWGPNWEDQLAGAHITGPTDPNIEKIEEEIKFNFEQAFMMYLPRLCEHCLNPSCVASCPSGAMYKRDEDGIVLVDQDACRGWRYCMTGCPYKKVYFNWKTNKAEKCTFCFPRVESGLPTVCSETCTGRIRYLGVLLYDADRVQEAASTPDPKDLYQAQCDLFLDPHDPEIIEQAINDGISEDWIDAAQNSPVYKLAIEYKLAFPLHPEYRTLPMVWYVPPLSPIMNYFEGKDSIKNPDMIFPAIEEMRIPLQYLANMLTAGDVDIVKGGLQRMAMMRSYMRAVSSGKDFDESKLERVGLTAKQTKQMYRLLAIAKYEDRFVIPTSHKESQMNVYRSQGSAGYDGMGTYGEQAPAQNPYSSFSVMGSDGGCDGCGPVTPGAAPVKTGKQIYEENFYGGIWRD
- the narJ gene encoding nitrate reductase molybdenum cofactor assembly chaperone: MINLDLLYEKKHIFGFFSHQLNYPEKLTFHPDMWNEYVTEDAAGYEDLQLYWETMQTYSLDEIQEMYTYTFDFQKDATLFMTYVKFADSKERGQTLAQLKVLYEMFGLEMPDEELSDLLPLMCEFIYAAEWKGDPRAQQSFTMLLAVIEDGSYFLMKALEKYESPWLHLIRALRETCKSCIQREVSAND
- the narI gene encoding respiratory nitrate reductase subunit gamma, with the protein product MTSQFLWVIFPYICIAVFIVGHIFRYKNDQFGWTAKSSEFIEKKQLMIGSLLFHIGIFPVILGHVAGLGIPKEWTRAMGISDHMYHIGAVWGGGFFGVVTFVGMIILTSRRFTIKNVRKLSSRSDLIVNSLLLFIVFLGVYSSLITNTMTPGFDYRDTISVWFRSLLIFQPEAAFMASVPIMFKLHVLTGFLIFAMWPFTRLVHVWSVPLNYVGRSYILYRKHQPTKQSPR